The Lewinellaceae bacterium genome has a segment encoding these proteins:
- a CDS encoding 4Fe-4S dicluster domain-containing protein: MAIIITDECINCGACEPECPNNAIYEGGEEWAMAQGTNLKGSFKLETGIIVEHDESQAPISEEYYYIVPDKCTECMGFHDEPQCAAVCPVDCCVPDPDREESDEILLARKLALHGE, from the coding sequence ATGGCTATTATCATTACGGATGAATGCATCAATTGCGGAGCGTGTGAACCTGAATGCCCCAACAATGCCATTTATGAAGGCGGAGAAGAATGGGCAATGGCTCAGGGGACTAATTTAAAAGGTTCTTTCAAGCTGGAGACCGGAATTATTGTCGAGCATGATGAGTCTCAGGCTCCTATTTCTGAGGAGTATTATTATATAGTACCCGACAAATGTACAGAATGTATGGGTTTTCATGATGAGCCACAGTGCGCCGCAGTTTGCCCTGTGGATTGTTGTGTGCCGGATCCTGACCGGGAGGAATCGGATGAGATTTTATTGGCCAGAAAACTAGCCCTGCATGGTGAATAA
- a CDS encoding TonB-dependent receptor, which produces MKKTIWFIALSLMLTPFLHAQNTGIIRGNIFDMESGEPIIYGNVRIANTDLGATTDLDGFFTFPSVPEGPQTIVASYLGYDSTLVEVTVIAGKIVYERIVISQNMVNLQTVNVSAEKEKARSDVQVSKVRVTPKQIRSLPSTGGESDIAQYLPVLPGIIVSGDQGGQLYIRGGAPIQNKILLDGMTIYNPFHSIGFFSVFETETIKSVDVLTGGFNAEYGGRISAVVDIKTREGNKKEFGGLASVSPFQGKLLLEGPIKKLDNKTGSSTSFILTGKHSYLDQTSKVLYNYATDTSFYSFANGDTTLADVGDIGLPYSYSDFYGKFSIVGGNGSKINLFGFRFADRFNFIGLADLNWKAFGSGADFTLVPPSSNLVINGTAAFSNYDISLVESDDKPRTSSINNYFINMNFTYFGKDSQLNYGFEFNGFNTDFEFYNSIGLSFQQKDFTSELSGYLKWKKKIAGRVIIEPGIRLQYYASQSNMSLEPRIGLKYNATPGLRFKFAAGIYSQNLISTVNELDVVNFFVGFLSGPEERIFKLNTSAETDHRLQKATHAIGGFEMDFGKHTTVNVEGYLKRFNQLISINRNKLSSEDANFVTETGNAYGVDFSLKYEKQNLYLWFTYSLGYVNRDDGEQVYPTIFDRRHNVNALATLNFGKNKNWEASARWNLGSGFPFTQTQGFYENIDFSNLLYTDILTGNFNLGTVLSEDRNGGRLSWYHRLDLSLKRTFEFSEKSSLEAVFSLTNAYNRENVFYVDRITNNRVNQLPILPSVGLTFKF; this is translated from the coding sequence ATGAAAAAAACGATATGGTTTATTGCCCTCTCACTGATGCTCACGCCCTTTCTTCACGCCCAAAACACAGGCATCATTCGGGGGAATATCTTTGACATGGAAAGCGGAGAACCCATCATTTACGGAAACGTAAGAATTGCCAACACCGACCTGGGAGCCACCACCGATCTTGATGGTTTTTTCACCTTCCCCAGTGTTCCTGAAGGCCCTCAGACCATTGTAGCCTCCTACCTGGGATACGATAGTACCCTGGTGGAAGTGACTGTTATCGCCGGAAAAATAGTTTACGAAAGAATCGTCATTTCACAAAATATGGTCAACCTACAGACCGTAAATGTTTCTGCTGAAAAAGAAAAAGCTCGCTCCGATGTACAGGTCTCCAAAGTAAGGGTTACCCCAAAACAAATCCGAAGCCTGCCCTCCACGGGCGGTGAATCTGACATTGCACAATATCTGCCGGTATTGCCCGGCATTATCGTTTCAGGTGATCAGGGAGGACAGCTATACATTCGGGGAGGGGCTCCGATCCAAAATAAGATACTACTCGACGGGATGACGATCTACAACCCTTTCCATTCCATAGGATTCTTTTCCGTTTTCGAAACTGAAACCATCAAAAGTGTAGATGTACTCACGGGAGGTTTTAACGCTGAGTATGGAGGTCGAATTTCGGCTGTAGTTGATATAAAAACCCGGGAAGGTAATAAAAAAGAATTCGGAGGCTTAGCGTCGGTGAGTCCTTTTCAGGGTAAATTATTACTCGAAGGTCCTATAAAAAAACTGGATAATAAAACTGGGTCCAGCACCTCCTTTATCCTCACAGGAAAACACTCTTACCTCGATCAGACCTCCAAAGTGCTTTACAACTACGCTACAGATACCAGTTTTTATTCCTTTGCCAATGGTGATACCACCCTGGCTGATGTAGGTGATATTGGTTTGCCTTACTCTTATTCTGATTTTTATGGCAAATTCTCTATTGTGGGAGGCAACGGCAGTAAGATCAACTTATTTGGGTTTCGCTTTGCTGACCGATTCAATTTTATCGGCCTTGCCGACCTCAATTGGAAAGCTTTCGGATCAGGTGCCGACTTCACTCTGGTACCCCCAAGTTCCAACCTGGTGATTAACGGAACAGCCGCCTTTTCCAATTACGATATTTCCCTTGTTGAGTCTGACGACAAACCCCGAACGAGTTCCATTAATAACTATTTTATCAACATGAACTTTACCTATTTCGGTAAAGACAGTCAGCTAAACTACGGATTTGAATTCAATGGTTTCAATACCGATTTTGAATTTTACAACAGTATTGGTTTGTCTTTCCAGCAAAAAGACTTTACCAGTGAGCTTTCCGGTTACTTAAAATGGAAAAAGAAAATTGCAGGAAGAGTCATCATTGAACCGGGGATCAGGTTACAATATTATGCTTCACAATCCAACATGTCTTTAGAACCCAGGATAGGCCTGAAATACAATGCCACCCCGGGATTGCGCTTTAAATTCGCCGCAGGAATCTATTCTCAAAACCTCATCAGTACGGTAAATGAACTGGATGTGGTCAACTTTTTCGTCGGATTCCTTTCCGGACCAGAGGAAAGAATTTTCAAATTGAATACCTCCGCAGAAACAGACCACAGGCTTCAAAAAGCGACACATGCCATTGGTGGTTTCGAAATGGATTTCGGAAAACATACTACTGTTAATGTTGAGGGATACCTGAAGCGTTTCAATCAACTCATCAGTATTAACCGAAACAAACTTTCGAGTGAAGATGCCAATTTCGTAACAGAAACCGGCAATGCGTACGGTGTTGATTTCTCTCTGAAATACGAGAAACAAAATCTTTATCTTTGGTTTACCTATTCCCTTGGTTACGTCAACAGGGATGACGGAGAACAGGTCTATCCTACCATTTTCGATCGTCGCCACAATGTTAATGCATTGGCAACACTGAATTTCGGAAAAAACAAAAACTGGGAGGCGAGCGCCCGCTGGAACCTGGGGTCAGGCTTTCCTTTTACCCAGACACAAGGCTTTTATGAAAATATCGATTTTTCAAATTTGCTTTATACTGATATCCTTACCGGAAATTTCAACCTGGGTACTGTCCTGTCAGAAGACAGGAATGGAGGACGTCTCTCCTGGTATCACAGACTGGATCTCTCCCTAAAACGCACCTTTGAGTTTTCGGAAAAATCGTCTTTGGAAGCTGTTTTTAGTCTGACGAATGCCTACAACCGGGAAAATGTATTTTATGTGGATCGGATCACGAATAACCGGGTAAACCAATTGCCGATTTTACCAAGTGTGGGGCTGACCTTCAAGTTTTAA
- a CDS encoding outer membrane beta-barrel protein translates to MRDKDIQRYMDKEFTEKAWLEMNKMLDLEMPVENKKRRAAVWFWMAAGILLLLSSGILLWSKDSTSPKDEFKEKIIASNIQENNDSKNSAIPSTPPASIEMSIKEKNRISTQKVTPNNLPKARTQNTDAPINTPVTIVDPDAPSLLPNEPLDKKTIDSSPETLPLNGFAQVDEKPYTSRVDHSIRKIRTLSLSLQEPAQKDYAFSENDIDLPRGSKPSWLDLMAYANSQTEGFSSLKGFEAGIALNKRLPNSKWSLSMGSGFQSEIRTLEVNTNSYFNLTLEDSSIPTTTEINAQVFDNFNYDPSDVTSSPVNGFEDAAQASGSSNLNVQLYYLAFPIKAGYKLTPRLALSAGITPSIYLRGKMTNRENYISPAGKLALDNTNYVAGADLATPIPIANNRFFYFTSKAVAPAAIKKWKFPVHIGLDYQITKHFGITMDYQVTPGSLTDKNYISTGNQRFRLGGYWMF, encoded by the coding sequence ATGCGGGATAAGGACATACAGCGTTATATGGATAAGGAGTTTACCGAAAAGGCATGGCTTGAGATGAATAAGATGCTCGACCTTGAAATGCCGGTGGAAAATAAAAAACGACGTGCAGCCGTATGGTTCTGGATGGCTGCAGGAATCCTGCTGCTCCTCAGTTCAGGAATTTTGTTATGGTCTAAAGATTCCACCTCACCAAAAGATGAATTTAAAGAAAAAATCATTGCTTCAAATATTCAGGAAAACAACGACTCAAAAAATTCAGCGATACCTTCAACTCCCCCTGCTTCGATTGAAATGTCGATTAAGGAAAAAAATAGGATCTCCACTCAAAAAGTAACCCCAAATAACCTTCCCAAAGCGCGCACTCAAAACACGGATGCCCCCATCAATACTCCCGTTACGATTGTTGATCCGGATGCTCCCTCCCTCCTGCCAAATGAACCCCTGGATAAAAAAACAATTGATTCCAGCCCGGAGACCTTGCCTTTAAACGGATTTGCTCAGGTTGATGAGAAACCTTATACTTCAAGAGTTGATCATTCAATCAGGAAAATCAGGACGCTGTCTTTGTCCTTACAGGAACCCGCTCAGAAGGATTATGCTTTTTCCGAAAATGACATTGATTTACCCCGGGGCAGCAAACCCTCCTGGCTTGATTTAATGGCCTACGCAAATAGCCAAACAGAAGGATTCTCTTCATTAAAAGGATTTGAAGCAGGCATTGCTTTAAACAAAAGATTGCCGAATTCCAAATGGAGCCTTTCCATGGGTTCCGGCTTCCAATCGGAAATCCGGACGCTGGAGGTCAACACCAATAGTTATTTCAATTTAACCCTGGAAGATTCTTCCATTCCGACCACCACCGAGATCAATGCTCAGGTTTTTGATAATTTTAATTATGACCCGAGTGATGTGACTTCAAGCCCCGTAAATGGATTCGAGGATGCAGCGCAGGCATCAGGAAGCTCCAACCTTAACGTTCAGCTCTACTACCTGGCCTTTCCTATAAAAGCGGGATATAAATTAACTCCAAGGCTTGCCCTTAGTGCCGGAATCACGCCTTCCATTTATCTCCGTGGCAAGATGACCAACAGGGAAAATTATATCAGTCCTGCCGGCAAATTAGCCCTGGACAACACAAATTACGTAGCGGGAGCAGACCTGGCCACCCCAATTCCTATTGCCAATAACCGCTTCTTCTATTTCACCTCAAAAGCCGTAGCGCCGGCAGCCATAAAAAAATGGAAATTCCCTGTACATATTGGCCTGGATTACCAGATAACCAAGCACTTTGGCATTACAATGGACTACCAGGTGACCCCTGGTTCTTTAACCGACAAAAACTACATTTCAACAGGTAACCAAAGGTTTCGCTTAGGAGGGTACTGGATGTTTTAA